From the genome of Methylocystis bryophila, one region includes:
- a CDS encoding MFS transporter, with translation MDDVVSGEFDHKTETTARSVQSYIDEAAHWRDGTPLVGTPMTRMQWRIWYLAAAGKFFEGLIVFMTGVAMPLIAQEFQMGKAQHGVIGAASLFGILIGAVGLGGLSDHFGRKRMFIVEMFLFLVFLCLVCFSPSYLWLAFFLFGLGVALGCDYPTAHVIISESIPSRMRGQLVLSAFGFQALGALTGTVVGYLVLTNLPEISAWRWMYASAIVPALVVAVARFWITESAHWLLLKGENSEAEEQISLLLQREPAYPKTVRLAEPNGEANRANFLSLFERKNIRATILASVPWFLQDLGTYGIGIFTPTILAATIGHKTEHVRNIADLINNDVLAAKGSGLIDVLLIVGIVCAFLFVNKFGSIKLQIWGFVGCAVGLAIAASSTFFHGGTEIALIFLGFMTFNFMTNLGPNAQTYLLAGEVFPTSVRGTGAGFAASFAKIGAVTTAFLFPILLADIGERALLLGLVVTSLIGAVVTWAFQIHTTGVNLEEIGGE, from the coding sequence ATGGACGACGTCGTTTCTGGCGAATTTGACCACAAGACGGAGACGACCGCACGGTCGGTGCAGTCCTACATCGACGAGGCGGCGCATTGGCGGGACGGAACGCCGCTCGTCGGCACGCCGATGACCCGCATGCAATGGCGGATCTGGTATCTCGCGGCGGCCGGCAAGTTTTTCGAGGGGCTGATCGTCTTCATGACCGGCGTCGCGATGCCGCTGATCGCACAAGAATTTCAGATGGGCAAAGCCCAGCACGGCGTCATCGGCGCGGCGAGCCTGTTCGGCATTTTGATCGGGGCGGTCGGCCTTGGCGGCCTCTCCGACCATTTCGGTCGCAAGCGCATGTTCATCGTCGAGATGTTCCTGTTCTTGGTGTTCCTTTGCCTCGTCTGCTTTAGCCCGAGCTATTTGTGGCTCGCTTTCTTCCTCTTTGGGCTGGGCGTCGCGCTGGGCTGCGACTATCCCACGGCGCATGTGATCATTTCCGAGAGCATCCCCAGCCGAATGCGCGGACAGCTGGTGTTGTCGGCCTTCGGCTTCCAGGCTCTCGGCGCGTTGACCGGCACTGTCGTCGGCTATCTCGTCCTCACCAACCTGCCTGAAATCAGCGCCTGGCGTTGGATGTACGCCAGCGCCATCGTCCCTGCGCTGGTCGTCGCCGTCGCACGCTTCTGGATCACCGAGAGCGCCCATTGGCTGCTGCTGAAAGGCGAGAACTCGGAAGCGGAAGAGCAGATCAGCCTGCTCCTGCAGCGGGAGCCGGCCTATCCGAAGACCGTCCGATTGGCCGAACCGAACGGGGAGGCCAACCGGGCCAATTTTCTCTCGTTGTTTGAGCGCAAAAATATCCGCGCGACGATTTTGGCCTCGGTTCCCTGGTTTCTCCAGGATCTCGGCACCTATGGCATCGGCATCTTCACCCCGACGATCCTTGCCGCCACCATCGGGCATAAGACGGAACACGTGCGCAACATTGCGGACCTCATCAACAACGACGTGCTCGCTGCCAAGGGCTCGGGCCTGATCGACGTTCTGCTCATCGTCGGCATCGTCTGCGCGTTCCTGTTCGTGAACAAATTCGGGAGCATAAAGCTGCAGATCTGGGGGTTCGTCGGCTGCGCCGTCGGCCTCGCCATTGCCGCCAGCTCGACCTTCTTCCACGGCGGAACGGAGATCGCGCTGATCTTCCTCGGCTTCATGACATTCAACTTCATGACCAATCTCGGCCCCAACGCGCAGACCTATCTCCTGGCGGGCGAGGTCTTTCCGACGAGCGTGCGTGGGACGGGCGCGGGCTTCGCGGCCTCCTTCGCAAAGATCGGCGCCGTGACGACAGCCTTTCTCTTTCCGATACTTCTCGCGGACATTGGAGAGCGCGCGCTGCTCCTCGGCCTCGTCGTGACCTCGCTCATCGGCGCTGTCGTGACATGGGCCTTTCAGATCCACACCACGGGCGTGAATCTGGAGGAGATTGGGGGCGAGTAG
- a CDS encoding tyrosine recombinase XerC, whose amino-acid sequence MTDSKQQKLLSAEAFLASDEIRGEAAAWLETLAFEKRFSPHTIEAYGRDLRRFLAFLAEHRGRPADATLLKDLEPSDLRAFLARRRNEGLESRSLLRALAATRSFMRHLEKKGLGRTDVFAAVRPPKRPHHLPKALGVDDAKELIDPRTRAGETREPWIIARDCAVLGLLYGAGLRISEALSLSRAEAPIGATDRVAVRGKGGKTRVVPVIEPVRRLLENYLALCPYELSGGPLFVGARGGPLSPRIIQLAVERMRGALGLPAGATPHALRHSFATHLLGRGGDLRTIQELLGHASLSTTQIYTAVDKTRLLDAYRLAHPRAQ is encoded by the coding sequence ATGACCGATTCGAAGCAGCAGAAGCTCCTTTCCGCGGAAGCCTTCCTGGCCAGCGACGAAATTCGCGGGGAAGCGGCGGCCTGGCTCGAGACGCTCGCCTTCGAGAAGCGCTTCTCCCCGCATACGATCGAGGCCTATGGGCGCGATCTGCGGCGCTTCCTCGCTTTTCTCGCTGAGCATCGGGGTCGCCCCGCCGACGCGACGCTTCTCAAAGACCTCGAGCCCTCGGACCTGCGCGCCTTCCTGGCGCGCCGACGCAACGAAGGACTTGAAAGCCGTTCGCTCTTGCGCGCGCTGGCGGCGACGCGCTCCTTCATGCGCCATCTCGAAAAGAAGGGGCTCGGCCGCACCGACGTGTTCGCCGCCGTGCGGCCGCCCAAACGCCCGCATCATCTGCCAAAGGCGCTGGGCGTCGATGACGCCAAAGAGCTGATCGATCCGCGGACTCGTGCAGGCGAAACGCGCGAGCCCTGGATCATCGCGCGCGACTGCGCCGTGCTGGGCCTGCTTTATGGAGCCGGGTTGCGCATTTCCGAAGCGCTGTCGCTCTCCCGCGCCGAAGCGCCGATTGGCGCGACCGATCGCGTCGCCGTTCGCGGCAAGGGCGGCAAGACGCGCGTCGTCCCGGTGATCGAGCCGGTGCGACGCCTGCTTGAAAATTATCTGGCGCTCTGCCCCTACGAGCTCTCCGGCGGTCCGCTCTTCGTCGGCGCGCGCGGCGGACCCTTGAGCCCACGCATCATCCAGCTCGCTGTCGAACGCATGCGCGGCGCGCTGGGCCTGCCGGCCGGCGCGACGCCGCATGCGTTGCGTCATTCCTTCGCGACGCATCTTCTGGGACGCGGCGGCGATCTGCGCACGATTCAGGAGCTGCTCGGCCACGCCTCGCTCTCGACGACACAGATCTATACGGCGGTAGACAAGACGCGCCTGCTCGACGCCTATCGACTGGCGCATCCGCGCGCGCAATGA